In a genomic window of Myxococcales bacterium:
- a CDS encoding VWA domain-containing protein: protein MRRLVSTIAIATLAACGGLDAGYPGDFGATPGGVKDLHLARDLIARGLVPPAAALPVEGMFAEHDLGLAGPPCPDTLCLRGGLGIAPGADGVPRGWVQVGLSSTIDPATYVRPATTFIYTVDVSGSMGWDSGAGTPGELSRRLLRGLAPRLTARDQAAIVTYGSSVTTALAPIAGDQQLTIQRAIDRLGEGGVTDMEAGLARAYELGRAARAAGRGNVRIVLFTDVQPNVGATTPSQFDRIVTDGATAGVSLTVVALGLGIGPEVLQSIADQRGGNAFGLITAADVDTFLADEDPWFAAPIANALRVGVRTAPGVGIDAPYGFPVGFAEDPTMKVESVFLSKRKGALLVALAGDDLTGLTAQLELTYLDPAGVQHGGAIPLARGDATLDDRGQWFEQEATARTTALALITTAMRDAADAYATSHAEADAILRPALARFEADAAALAAPDLPVEVDLAQDLLRLIELGAPQGTLYGQSL from the coding sequence ATGCGGAGACTCGTCAGCACGATCGCGATCGCGACCCTGGCCGCCTGTGGCGGCCTCGACGCCGGCTACCCCGGCGACTTCGGCGCCACCCCGGGCGGGGTCAAGGACCTGCACCTCGCGCGCGATCTGATCGCCCGGGGGCTGGTGCCGCCGGCGGCGGCGCTCCCGGTCGAGGGCATGTTCGCCGAGCACGACCTCGGCCTGGCCGGGCCCCCGTGCCCCGACACGCTGTGCCTGCGCGGCGGCCTCGGGATCGCGCCCGGCGCCGACGGCGTGCCGCGCGGCTGGGTCCAGGTCGGGCTGTCGTCGACGATCGATCCCGCCACCTACGTCCGGCCGGCGACGACGTTCATCTACACGGTCGACGTCTCCGGCTCGATGGGCTGGGACAGCGGCGCCGGCACGCCCGGCGAGCTGTCGCGCCGGCTCCTGCGCGGCCTGGCGCCGCGGCTGACCGCGCGCGATCAGGCGGCGATCGTCACCTACGGCTCGAGCGTCACCACCGCGCTGGCGCCGATCGCCGGGGATCAGCAGCTCACGATCCAGCGCGCGATCGATCGGCTGGGCGAGGGCGGGGTGACCGACATGGAGGCCGGCCTCGCGCGCGCCTACGAGCTGGGCCGCGCCGCCCGCGCCGCCGGGCGCGGCAACGTCCGGATCGTGCTGTTCACCGACGTGCAACCCAACGTCGGCGCCACCACGCCCAGCCAGTTCGACCGGATCGTCACCGACGGCGCGACCGCGGGCGTCAGCCTGACCGTGGTCGCGCTCGGGCTCGGCATCGGCCCGGAGGTGCTGCAGAGCATCGCCGATCAGCGCGGCGGGAACGCGTTCGGCCTGATCACCGCCGCCGACGTCGACACGTTCCTGGCCGACGAGGATCCGTGGTTCGCGGCGCCGATCGCCAACGCGCTGCGGGTGGGCGTGCGCACCGCGCCGGGGGTCGGCATCGACGCGCCCTACGGGTTCCCGGTCGGCTTCGCCGAGGACCCGACCATGAAGGTCGAGTCGGTGTTCTTGTCCAAGCGCAAGGGCGCGCTGCTGGTCGCGCTGGCCGGCGACGATCTGACCGGGCTGACCGCGCAGCTCGAGCTGACCTACCTCGACCCGGCCGGCGTCCAGCACGGCGGCGCGATCCCGCTGGCCCGGGGCGACGCGACGCTCGACGACCGCGGCCAGTGGTTCGAGCAGGAGGCGACCGCGCGCACCACCGCGCTGGCGCTGATCACCACCGCGATGCGCGACGCCGCCGACGCCTACGCGACCTCGCACGCCGAGGCCGACGCCATCCTGCGCCCGGCGCTGGCGCGGTTCGAGGCCGACGCGGCGGCGCTGGCGGCGCCCGACCTGCCGGTCGAGGTCGACCTGGCGCAGGACCTGCTGCGGCTGATCGAGCTGGGCGCGCCCCAGGGCACGCTCTACGGTCAGAGCCTGTAA
- the trxA gene encoding thioredoxin produces MGTSTVQITIDNFQEIIDKPGIVMLDFWAEWCGPCKVFAPVFEKAAEKYTDVVFGKIDTEAEQDLAQAVGISAIPTVMVFRDGVLLFRESGALPPQAIDSIVEQAKKLDMDEVKKKAAEHQHGPGCDHDHDHDHDHDHGHDHGPDHEH; encoded by the coding sequence ATGGGTACGAGCACCGTCCAGATCACGATCGACAACTTCCAGGAGATCATCGACAAGCCCGGCATCGTGATGCTCGACTTCTGGGCCGAGTGGTGTGGGCCGTGCAAGGTGTTCGCGCCGGTGTTCGAGAAGGCGGCCGAGAAGTACACCGACGTGGTGTTCGGCAAGATCGACACCGAGGCCGAGCAGGACCTGGCCCAGGCGGTGGGCATCTCGGCGATCCCGACGGTGATGGTGTTCCGCGACGGCGTGCTGCTGTTCCGCGAGTCGGGCGCGCTGCCGCCCCAGGCGATCGACTCGATCGTCGAGCAGGCCAAGAAGCTCGACATGGACGAGGTCAAGAAGAAGGCGGCCGAGCACCAGCACGGGCCGGGCTGCGACCACGATCACGATCACGACCACGATCACGATCACGGCCACGATCACGGCCCCGACCACGAGCACTGA